One Drosophila kikkawai strain 14028-0561.14 chromosome 3L, DkikHiC1v2, whole genome shotgun sequence genomic window carries:
- the RpL8 gene encoding large ribosomal subunit protein uL2 yields MGRVIRAQRKGAGSVFKAHVKKRKGAAKLRSLDFAERSGYIRGVVKDIVHDPGRGAPLAVVHFRDPYRYKIRKELFIAPEGMHTGQFVYCGRKATLQIGNVMPLSQMPEGTIICNLEEKTGDRGRLARTGGNYATVIAHNPDTKKTRVKLPSGAKKVVPSANRAMVGIVAGGGRIDKPILKAGRAYHKYKVKRNSWPKVRGVAMNPVEHPHGGGNHQHIGKASTVKRGTSAGRKVGLIAARRTGRIRGGKGDSKDK; encoded by the exons ATGGGTCGCGTTATTCGTGCACAGCGTAAGGGCGCTGGTTCCGTGTTCAAGGCGCACGTGAAGAAGCGCAAGGGAGCCGCCAAGCTGCGTTCCCTGGACTTCGCCGAGCGTTCTGGCTACATTCGCGGCGTTGTCAAG GACATCGTCCACGATCCCGGCCGTGGCGCTCCTCTGGCCGTCGTCCACTTCCGCGATCCCTACCGCTACAAGATCCGCAAGGAGCTGTTCATCGCCCCCGAGGGCATGCACACCGGCCAGTTCGTCTACTGCGGTCGCAAGGCTACCCTGCAGATCGGAAATGTGATGCCTTTGAGCCAGATGCCCGAGGGTACCATTATCTGCAACCTGGAGGAGAAGACCGGCGATCGCGGCCGATTGGCCCGTACTGGTGGAAACTATGCCACCGTGATTGCCCACAATCCCGACACCAAGAAGACCCGTGTCAAGCTGCCCTCCGGCGCCAAGAAGGTTGTGCCCTCGGCCAACCGCGCCATGGTCGGCATTGTTGCCGGCGGCGGTCGTATCGACAAGCCCATCCTGAAGGCCGGTCGTGCCTACCACAAGTACAAGGTGAAGCGCAACAGCTGGCCTAAGGTGCGTGGTGTGGCCATGAACCCTGTGGAGCATCCCCACGGTGGTGGTAACCATCAACATATTGGTAAGGCGTCCACCGTCAAGCGAGGCACCTCTGCCGGTCGCAAGGTCGGTCTCATCGCTGCCCGTCGTACCGGTAGGATCCGTGGTGGCAAGGGCGACAGCAAGGACAAATAA
- the LOC108075157 gene encoding uncharacterized protein, with protein MTSCTETTISGGGQDSGKPNPQFTVLAQSDIRQDTIEDFLASHADGDFLALIGSKSSVVTLEMTHKNTFSAPFSYILADFECSAVDPRPLDVLANQVNLESIYESCNVLEAQALALEPVYTSVCSAAVPPAKLRAVKKANGLLPNGNLLLASLNTRGSIIFMSKPSEYPGWSLLESLNVAVILRDNLLPPMKSSKINNFQKYQAFMDRAWITMFAWLTSQDQGHALVLGTANGSLWLLSLSSDVQTLREHKVLETSLDRICFLQAFEDLLLVGDVKGTIRLYRVSTSNESCLVLVKELWSKADRMGLQRGVITRCPERGCYYITCCKAAHLLTWCMQVSGENEEWLETRLYVGGMKITGLSALGHNSYVVGNISKNLHRIQISHEGQEFSLKKQSIPMDMLENFEVLDLSYSLNGNLLTVFLNRNKEYMNSHLWQRSQIVVQVGKLQDENAEETLARLAKKLEFNEPINPYTDYLAELRMKIFSQKELQTYLNFSPLDSFQFAEDATDSQLLKLKIKYHVLQAIAHLHSNFLELTEHARKFLDEMELLLAMLVTTHIRLRLQFLRTLSKLTPFQEEAAKSMFKEAFRLINKLKSDFNENHPLKCTTNAFVEHISTHLEILHLKLGGGNPPKNMDPESEMPGIRCCVSYLEISLSLERRYCTLCDRQILMELENLQELYEHNDSQQITCPFCHGSFTEELLNA; from the exons ATGACGAGTTGTACTGAGACAACAATTTCTGGCGGCGGCCAAGACAGCGGTAAac CTAATCCACAGTTCACAGTGCTCGCTCAAAGCGATATTCGTCAGGATACCATTGAAGACTTCCTAGCAAGTCATGCAGATGGCGACTTTCTAGCTCTAATTGGCTCAAAATCGAGCGTGGTCACCTTGGAGATGACccataaaaacacattttcagCTCCCTTTTCATACATTTTGGCGGATTTTGAGTGTAGTGCAGTGGATCCACGACCCCTGGATGTTTTGGCTAACCAAGTGAATCTGGAGAGCATCTATGAAAGCTGTAATGTCCTTGAGGCTCAAGCTTTGGCTTTGGAGCCAGTCTACACGTCAGTTTGCTCTGCAGCCGTGCCACCTGCTAAACTGAGAGCTGTAAAAAAGGCAAATGGTTTGCTACCAAATGGAAATCTATTACTGGCTTCACTCAACACCCGTGGTTCTATCATCTTTATGAGCAAACCCTCGGAGTATCCCGGCTGGAGTCTTTTGGAGTCACTTAATGTGGCTGTGATCCTACGGGATAACCTGCTGCCGCCAATGAAGTCTTCGAAAATCAACAACTTTCAAAAGTATCAGGCTTTTATGGATCGCGCTTGGATCACGATGTTTGCTTGGCTTACCAGCCAAGATCAGGGACATGCCTTGGTCTTGGGCACCGCCAATGGAAGCTTGTGGTTGCTTAGCCTGAGCTCAGATGTACAAACTCTGCGTGAGCACAAAGTCTTGGAGACCAGCTTGGATCGCATTTGCTTTCTTCAGGCTTTCGAGGATCTTCTACTCGTGGGTGATGTGAAAGGAACCATCAGACTGTACAGAGTTTCCACCTCGAATGAATCCTGTCTAGTACTGGTCAAAGAATTGTGGAGCAAAGCGGATCGCATGGGTCTGCAAAGGGGAGTGATAACCCGGTGTCCCGAGAGAGGCTGCTACTATATAACCTGCTGCAAGGCGGCACATCTGCTTACCTGGTGTATGCAAGTCTCCGGAGAGAACGAAGAGTGGCTGGAAACACGTCTCTATGTTGGAGGAATGAAGATCACCGGTCTCTCTGCACTTGGCCACAATAGCTACGTTGTGGGAAACATAAGCAAAAACCTGCACCGCATTCAAATCAGCCATGAAGGCCAAGAGTTTAGTCTAAAAAAGCAATCCATACCCATGGACATGCTCGAAAACTTTGAGGTTTTGGATCTCAGCTACAGTTTAAATGGCAATTTGCTGACCGTGTTCCTTAACCGTAACAAAGAGTACATGAACTCGCACCTATGGCAACGAAGTCAAATAGTTGTTCAGGTGGGTAAGCTACAGGATGAGAATGCGGAAGAAACCCTTGCCCGGCTGGCTAAAAAGTTAGAGTTCAACGAGCCCATTAATCCGTACACCGACTACTTGGCCGAGCTGCGCATGaagatattttcccaaaagGAACTGCAAACATATCTCAATTTTAGTCCATTGGATTCTTTTCAATTTGCTGAGGATGCCACAGATTCGCAGCTGCTgaagcttaaaattaaatatcatgTCCTGCAAGCTATTGCCCACCTGCATTCGAACTTTCTGGAGCTGACGGAGCATGCCCGAAAGTTCCTGGACGAAATGGAACTGCTTCTGGCAATGCTAGTCACCACACACATCAGACTGCGACTTCAGTTCCTACGGACACTGAGTAAATTAACGCCATTCCAGGAGGAGGCGGCCAAGAGCATGTTCAAGGAGGCTTTTCGACTgattaataaacttaaatccGACTTTAATGAGAATCATCCTTTGAAATGCACCACCAATGCCTTTGTGGAACATATAAGCACACATTTAGAGATATTGCATTTAAAGCTGGGTGGTGGTAATCCTCCTAAAAATATGGATCCAGAGTCAGAAATGCCAGGAATACGCTGTTGTGTGTCCTATTTAGAG ATCTCCCTCAGCTTGGAGCGTCGCTACTGCACCCTCTGTGATCGTCAAATCCTAATGGAGCTGGAGAACCTGCAGGAGCTTTACGAGCACAATGACAGCCAGCAAATAACCTGCCCCTTTTGTCATGGCAGCTTCACGGAGGAGCTCTTAAATGCATAA
- the LOC108075161 gene encoding acyl-coenzyme A thioesterase 13, with protein MASKKFGLDFVKNVSQYISGTQSFDRVVKMIQITDGGDGRAVGEFTVEKEHLNRGGTLHGGLTATIVDNVTTYALMSKGSHPGVSVNLNVNYISPARPGEVVEVEANTVRAGKKLAYLDCVLRRKSDGRIIANGGQVKFVDFDKDKKDF; from the exons ATGGCGAGCAAGAAGTTTGGCCTTGATTTCGTGAAGAATGTGTCCCAGTACATCAGCGGCACGCAGAGCTTTGACCGGGTCGTGAAAATG ATACAAATCACGGACGGCGGCGATGGTCGTGCTGTGGGAGAGTTCACTGTGGAGAAGGAGCATCTGAATCGCGGTGGGACTTTGCATGGCGGTCTAACCGCCACCATTGTGGACAATGTCACCACATACGCCCTGATGTCCAAGGGTTCGCATCCTGGAGTCTCAGTGAATCTGAACGTGAACTATATTTCGCCAGCTAGACCTGGTGAAGTCGTTGAGGTCGAAGCCAATACTGTCCGGGCAGGCAAGAAATTGGCCTATTTGGATTGTGTTCTCAGGCGGAAATCGGACGGAAGGATCATCGCCAATGGTGGTCAAGTCAAATTTGTTGATTTTGATAAGGACAAGAAGGATTTCTAG
- the dos gene encoding protein daughter of sevenless isoform X2, whose translation MFDIKTPKRTYYLAAETEADMRDWVNCICQVCHLHDTKQSNELPLGAVGLDENRTQHTSSSGGLSNSTQNTTTTSLHSSAGTTQATQSVASSGAGGGSTTQLRRPAVIEQQPLPAGNNNSDSVYVNTEYSNRESMLCDGNFDQQDLLSAAQQQPPPSPATALYLNHSALIQAQAAAAAAEQQQQQQQQARLAVSANGVVRKLPEHLVLNQQTLAEAAAQQCSVQASPALSTASGPYIPISECFSGSPRYLPGTGLPGGVGPGAGAGAGEVAIPNNPTTPLNNLDPKFYDTPRSHNNIGLNLTNDQSYSPKITNLSLQQLANANASKQRSDSDSESVFTDDDEWAHPLPLRENVDRSTRPSDSSIENESFVLTYSQRFSKMPEEGGGGAAQAQSVEKLNSKQPAGAAASSVPSGDHRTLEKLAKVLKNKNNLILDFKENEKIPRDLPQLSDTENTSPAIVARRNAHSAFIEESYDIPRSHQLPYYNVNQLLGERPVVVTSPHNSNPIAASTPNLMAATSAALTASAAATNPGQIPVASPTTSAARTLPRPHCYTNAAPTKMEGNVFRYDFMEQADCPPVNRKLKPKVVAGTPALEDKPPEEFPAKPPVGVEHLTSKLGAAHLQQQQQQGVVGPPSVDRKCKPNAYKLGTSATMSPATRRSSGAPLSMVLPHETDVHSPAAAAYFHETRTLPRQQHRQQHHHHHPNSPGSMSVQHQRTVSAVAAMSSSGGASAKQQQPPAEHKLQYLELDVTNKPPLNSSSLNVGNLYTQGGNAASGAMRMSVVDATGARGPKPSSVVYNSVDFLKTEAFKRIREERNKESTESGK comes from the exons ATGTTTGACATCAAAACGCCCAAGCGCACCTATTACCTGGCTGCAGAGACGGAGGCGGACATGCGTGACTGGGTCAATTGCATCTGTCAGGTGTGCCACCTGCATGACACCAAACAATCGAATGAGCTGCCATTGGGCGCTGTGGGTTTAG ATGAAAACCGTACTCAGCACACAAGCTCCAGTGGCGGACTGAGCAACTCCACTCAGAATACCACCACCACTTCGCTGCACTCCTCCGCTGGCACCACACAAGCCACACAGTCTGTCGCCAGTTCCGGAGCTGGAGGTGGTTCTACCACACAACTTCGACGACCGGCGGTCATTGAACAGCAGCCGCTGCCCGCCGGTAACAATAACTCGGACTCTGTGTATGTCAACACAGAGTACAGTAATCGCGAGTCGATGCTTTGCGATGGTAACTTTGATCAGCAGGATCTGCTCTCGGctgcccagcagcagccgccgccatCGCCAGCCACGGCTCTATATTTAAATCACAGTGCATTGATCCAGGCCcaggcagcagctgcagccgccgagcaacagcaacagcagcagcagcaagctcGCCTGGCGGTCAGCGCTAATGGTGTAGTACGGAAGCTACCCGAGCATCTGGTGCTCAACCAACAAACTTTGGCTGAGGCAGCTGCCCAGCAGTGCAGTGTGCAGGCATCGCCCGCTTTAAGTACCGCCTCTGGGCCGTATATACCCATTAGTGAATGTTTCTCGGGAAGTCCACGGTACCTGCCGGGCACTGGGCTACCTGGTGGAGTaggaccaggagcaggagcgggaGCTGGAGAAGTGGCCATACCAAACAATCCCACAACGCCGTTAAATAACTTGGACCCAAAGTTTTATGATACGCCGCGTAGTCATAATAATATTGGTCTGAATCTGACCAATGATCAGTCCTACTCACCGAAGATCACCAATTTGAGTCTG CAACAATTGGCCAATGCCAATGCTAGTAAACAACGCTCGGATTCCGATTCGGAGAGTGTTTTCACGGATGACGATGAGTGGGCACATCCTTTGCCTCTACGCGAGAATGTGG ATCGCAGCACCAGACCCTCGGATAGTTCCATCGAAAACGAATCCTTTGTGCTGACCTACTCGCAGCGTTTCTCCAAAATGCCAGAAGAAGGCGGTGGGGGAGCAGCACAAGCGCAGTCAGTGGAAAAGCTGAATTCCAAGCAGcctgcaggagcagcagcttcaTCTGTCCCAAGTGGTGACCATCGAACGCTTGAGAAACTGGCCAAGGTGctaaaaaacaagaataatCTCATATTGGACTTTAAGGAGAATGAAAA GATTCCCCGTGATCTGCCGCAGCTTTCGGATACGGAGAACACTTCCCCAGCCATTGTGGCGCGTCGCAATGCCCATTCGGCATTCATTGAGGAAAGCTATGACATTCCACGCTCCCATCAGCTGCCCTACTATAATGTGAACCAGCTGCTAGGCGAGCGCCCGGTGGTGGTCACCAGTCCGCACAATAGCAATCCCATTGCAGCATCTACACCGAATCTCATGGCCGCTACTAGTGCCGCCTTGACAGCTAGCGCAGCGGCTACCAATCCTGGCCAGATTCCTGTTGCATCGCCCACCACCAGTGCGGCTCGAaccctgccacgcccacactgCTATACAAATGCGGCGCCCACAAAGATGGAGGGCAATGTATTTCGTTATGATTTCATGGAGCAAGCAGACTGTCCGCCAGTTAATCGCAAGCTGAAGCCCAAGGTGGTGGCTGGGACGCCAGCTTTGGAGGATAAGCCGCCAGAGGAGTTCCCGGCCAAGCCGCCGGTGGGTGTAGAGCATTTAACCAGCAAGCTAGGAGCCGCCCAtttgcagcaacagcagcaacagggcGTAGTGGGACCACCCAGTGTGGATCGAAAGTGCAAGCCAAATGCGTACAAG ctGGGAACTTCGGCTACCATGTCACCGGCAACGCGTCGATCCTCTGGAGCCCCGCTCTCCATGGTGTTGCCACATGAAACGGATGTTCATTCGCCGGCGGCGGCTGCCTATTTCCATGAAACACGCACCCTGCCGCGGCAGCAGCATCgtcagcagcatcatcatcatcatcccaATAGTCCTGGTAGCATGTCAGTGCAACATCAGCGCACAGTTTCGGCGGTAGCTGCCATGTCAAGCTCGGGGGGAGCATCGgcaaagcaacagcagccgccgGCAGAGCACAAGCTGCAGTACTTAGAGCTGGATGTAACCAACAAGCCGCCGCTGAATAGTTCCAGCTTGAATGTTGGTAATCTGTACACCCAAGGCGGCAATGCAGCCAGTGGAGCCATGCGAATGTCCGTTGTGGATGCGACCGGTGCCAGGGGTCCAAAGCCCAGCAGTGTTGTTTACAATTCGGTGGATTTCCTTAAGACGGAGGCATTTAAGAGGATACGGGAGGAGCGCAACAAGGAAAGCACCGAGAGTGGCAAGTGA
- the dos gene encoding protein daughter of sevenless isoform X1, producing the protein MDRTFYEGWLIKSPPTKRIWRARWRRRWFTLKQGEIPEQFCLEYYTDHNCRKLKGVIDLDQCEQVDCGLRLENRKQKFQYMFDIKTPKRTYYLAAETEADMRDWVNCICQVCHLHDTKQSNELPLGAVGLDENRTQHTSSSGGLSNSTQNTTTTSLHSSAGTTQATQSVASSGAGGGSTTQLRRPAVIEQQPLPAGNNNSDSVYVNTEYSNRESMLCDGNFDQQDLLSAAQQQPPPSPATALYLNHSALIQAQAAAAAAEQQQQQQQQARLAVSANGVVRKLPEHLVLNQQTLAEAAAQQCSVQASPALSTASGPYIPISECFSGSPRYLPGTGLPGGVGPGAGAGAGEVAIPNNPTTPLNNLDPKFYDTPRSHNNIGLNLTNDQSYSPKITNLSLQQLANANASKQRSDSDSESVFTDDDEWAHPLPLRENVDRSTRPSDSSIENESFVLTYSQRFSKMPEEGGGGAAQAQSVEKLNSKQPAGAAASSVPSGDHRTLEKLAKVLKNKNNLILDFKENEKIPRDLPQLSDTENTSPAIVARRNAHSAFIEESYDIPRSHQLPYYNVNQLLGERPVVVTSPHNSNPIAASTPNLMAATSAALTASAAATNPGQIPVASPTTSAARTLPRPHCYTNAAPTKMEGNVFRYDFMEQADCPPVNRKLKPKVVAGTPALEDKPPEEFPAKPPVGVEHLTSKLGAAHLQQQQQQGVVGPPSVDRKCKPNAYKLGTSATMSPATRRSSGAPLSMVLPHETDVHSPAAAAYFHETRTLPRQQHRQQHHHHHPNSPGSMSVQHQRTVSAVAAMSSSGGASAKQQQPPAEHKLQYLELDVTNKPPLNSSSLNVGNLYTQGGNAASGAMRMSVVDATGARGPKPSSVVYNSVDFLKTEAFKRIREERNKESTESGK; encoded by the exons ATGGATCGCACTTTCTACGAGGGCTGGCTGATTAAGTCGCCGCCCACAAAGCGAATTTGGCGAGCA CGCTGGCGTCGACGCTGGTTCACACTGAAGCAGGGCGAGATACCCGAGCAGTTCTGCCTCGAATACTACACCGACCACAACTGCCGCAAACTGAAGGGCGTCATCGATCTGGATCAATGCGAGCAGGTGGATTGCGGGCTGCGGCTGGAGAATCGCAAGCAAAAGTTCCAGTACATGTTTGACATCAAAACGCCCAAGCGCACCTATTACCTGGCTGCAGAGACGGAGGCGGACATGCGTGACTGGGTCAATTGCATCTGTCAGGTGTGCCACCTGCATGACACCAAACAATCGAATGAGCTGCCATTGGGCGCTGTGGGTTTAG ATGAAAACCGTACTCAGCACACAAGCTCCAGTGGCGGACTGAGCAACTCCACTCAGAATACCACCACCACTTCGCTGCACTCCTCCGCTGGCACCACACAAGCCACACAGTCTGTCGCCAGTTCCGGAGCTGGAGGTGGTTCTACCACACAACTTCGACGACCGGCGGTCATTGAACAGCAGCCGCTGCCCGCCGGTAACAATAACTCGGACTCTGTGTATGTCAACACAGAGTACAGTAATCGCGAGTCGATGCTTTGCGATGGTAACTTTGATCAGCAGGATCTGCTCTCGGctgcccagcagcagccgccgccatCGCCAGCCACGGCTCTATATTTAAATCACAGTGCATTGATCCAGGCCcaggcagcagctgcagccgccgagcaacagcaacagcagcagcagcaagctcGCCTGGCGGTCAGCGCTAATGGTGTAGTACGGAAGCTACCCGAGCATCTGGTGCTCAACCAACAAACTTTGGCTGAGGCAGCTGCCCAGCAGTGCAGTGTGCAGGCATCGCCCGCTTTAAGTACCGCCTCTGGGCCGTATATACCCATTAGTGAATGTTTCTCGGGAAGTCCACGGTACCTGCCGGGCACTGGGCTACCTGGTGGAGTaggaccaggagcaggagcgggaGCTGGAGAAGTGGCCATACCAAACAATCCCACAACGCCGTTAAATAACTTGGACCCAAAGTTTTATGATACGCCGCGTAGTCATAATAATATTGGTCTGAATCTGACCAATGATCAGTCCTACTCACCGAAGATCACCAATTTGAGTCTG CAACAATTGGCCAATGCCAATGCTAGTAAACAACGCTCGGATTCCGATTCGGAGAGTGTTTTCACGGATGACGATGAGTGGGCACATCCTTTGCCTCTACGCGAGAATGTGG ATCGCAGCACCAGACCCTCGGATAGTTCCATCGAAAACGAATCCTTTGTGCTGACCTACTCGCAGCGTTTCTCCAAAATGCCAGAAGAAGGCGGTGGGGGAGCAGCACAAGCGCAGTCAGTGGAAAAGCTGAATTCCAAGCAGcctgcaggagcagcagcttcaTCTGTCCCAAGTGGTGACCATCGAACGCTTGAGAAACTGGCCAAGGTGctaaaaaacaagaataatCTCATATTGGACTTTAAGGAGAATGAAAA GATTCCCCGTGATCTGCCGCAGCTTTCGGATACGGAGAACACTTCCCCAGCCATTGTGGCGCGTCGCAATGCCCATTCGGCATTCATTGAGGAAAGCTATGACATTCCACGCTCCCATCAGCTGCCCTACTATAATGTGAACCAGCTGCTAGGCGAGCGCCCGGTGGTGGTCACCAGTCCGCACAATAGCAATCCCATTGCAGCATCTACACCGAATCTCATGGCCGCTACTAGTGCCGCCTTGACAGCTAGCGCAGCGGCTACCAATCCTGGCCAGATTCCTGTTGCATCGCCCACCACCAGTGCGGCTCGAaccctgccacgcccacactgCTATACAAATGCGGCGCCCACAAAGATGGAGGGCAATGTATTTCGTTATGATTTCATGGAGCAAGCAGACTGTCCGCCAGTTAATCGCAAGCTGAAGCCCAAGGTGGTGGCTGGGACGCCAGCTTTGGAGGATAAGCCGCCAGAGGAGTTCCCGGCCAAGCCGCCGGTGGGTGTAGAGCATTTAACCAGCAAGCTAGGAGCCGCCCAtttgcagcaacagcagcaacagggcGTAGTGGGACCACCCAGTGTGGATCGAAAGTGCAAGCCAAATGCGTACAAG ctGGGAACTTCGGCTACCATGTCACCGGCAACGCGTCGATCCTCTGGAGCCCCGCTCTCCATGGTGTTGCCACATGAAACGGATGTTCATTCGCCGGCGGCGGCTGCCTATTTCCATGAAACACGCACCCTGCCGCGGCAGCAGCATCgtcagcagcatcatcatcatcatcccaATAGTCCTGGTAGCATGTCAGTGCAACATCAGCGCACAGTTTCGGCGGTAGCTGCCATGTCAAGCTCGGGGGGAGCATCGgcaaagcaacagcagccgccgGCAGAGCACAAGCTGCAGTACTTAGAGCTGGATGTAACCAACAAGCCGCCGCTGAATAGTTCCAGCTTGAATGTTGGTAATCTGTACACCCAAGGCGGCAATGCAGCCAGTGGAGCCATGCGAATGTCCGTTGTGGATGCGACCGGTGCCAGGGGTCCAAAGCCCAGCAGTGTTGTTTACAATTCGGTGGATTTCCTTAAGACGGAGGCATTTAAGAGGATACGGGAGGAGCGCAACAAGGAAAGCACCGAGAGTGGCAAGTGA
- the LOC108075162 gene encoding acyl-coenzyme A thioesterase 13, with product MGTRKKGLEFAKHITEIITKSTGFENQLNKVKILGGGDGTCCAELKVDQDHVNVSNYLHTGYIVTLVDMITTYALMSKPCHPGVSVDISVNFLKGAKLGDDIIIEANLAKAGKNLAVIDCTLKNKKDDSVIAKGTQLKYVNFE from the exons ATGGGAACTCGCAAAAAGGGCTTGGAATTCGCCAAACACATAACCGAAATTATAACCAAATCAACGGGATTTGAAAATCAGCTTAACAAG GTGAAGATCTTGGGTGGCGGCGATGGAACCTGCTGTGCCGAACTGAAAGTGGACCAGGATCATGTAAATGTAAGCAATTACCTGCACACCGGCTACATAGTGACCCTGGTGGACATGATAACCACATACGCCTTGATGTCAAAGCCTTGTCATCCTGGCGTTTCGGTAGATATCAGCGTGAATTTCTTGAAGGGCGCTAAATTGGGCGACGACATAATCATTGAGGCAAATCTCGCCAAGGCGGGCAAGAACCTGGCCGTCATTGACTGCACGCTGAAGAATAAGAAGGATGACTCAGTGATAGCCAAGGGCACTCAACTCAAATACGTGAATTTTGAATAG
- the LOC108075158 gene encoding enkurin: MSLVYITHHDENILECEQDFVSGSKPSVSCYKNPTVEKAARLAKKLRERLNEEDKKLSVILQNDGTRVLTEAKKSLHRTMGYAHTPINPPNAFLRKNQGVKWRRENTHKCPKGMPMPPLPPPGSVGKTNVAPNFIKRNKESAGKTVTCPQPPRYVDTPVGTRHNLLSSGLVPQHLARKDFGKIPVYLKRTKKMLAEANAVCAKEQARLLELCRGIKGYTRTSLTNLGGPPEVPGMRVMGQAERNEILEGLRMSLTEMTKQYQSMSLLIDSQAKRQRKSKLETDLRQVEQDILLIETTPIIYVSEY; the protein is encoded by the exons ATGTCGCTGGTCTACATAACCCATCACGATGAGAATATTCTGGAGTGTGAGCAGGACTTTGTCTCGGGGTCCAAGCCTTCCGTTTCTTGTTACAAAAATC CCACTGTTGAAAAGGCCGCCAGGCTTGCCAAGAAACTTCGCGAACGATTGAACGAGGAGGACAAGAAGCTGTCTGTTATCCTGCAAAACGATGGCACTCGCGTTTTGACCGAGGCTAAGAAATCGCTGCATCGCACCATGGGCTATGCCCACACACCCATTAATCCACCGAATGCATTTCTGCGTAAGAATCAGGGCGTCAAGTGGCGTCGGGAGAACACCCACAAGTGTCCCAAGGGTATGCCTATGCCGCCTTTGCCACCGCCAGGCAGTGTCGGTAAGACAAACGTGGCTCCTAACTTTATTAAACGCAACAAGGAGTCGGCTGGAAAGACCGTCACCTGTCCGCAGCCTCCTCGCTATGTAGACACACCCGTGGGTACGCGTCACAATCTCCTCAGCTCGGGCTTGGTGCCGCAGCACTTGGCTCGCAAGGATTTCGGTAAGATTCCCGTTTACCTCAAGAGAACCAAGAAAATGTTGGCCGAGGCGAATGCCGTTTGTGCCAAGGAGCAGGCTCGTCTGCTGGAGCTGTGTCGCGGCATTAAGGGTTATACAAGGACTTCGCTTACCAATCTCGGCGGTCCACCGGAAGTGCCCGGCATGCGGGTAATGGGCCAGGCCGAGCGCAACGAGATTCTTGAGGGTCTGCGCATGAGCCTCACCGAGATGACTAAACAATATCAGTCTATGTCTCTGCTTATTGATAGCCAAGCAAAGAGACAGCGCAAAAGCAAGCTGGAGACCGATTTGCGCCAAGTGGAGCAGGATATTCTGCTGATCGAAACAACGCCCATCATCTATGTTTCCGagtattaa
- the LOC108075132 gene encoding protein Turandot M-like — MNPTLYLSCLVVLFETLVWTARAEGDFDSQRARVIEIYGNPATDQATRERNVELLANFFDKYTDQILLPPELRNRVNDAVTKYKEEKAKQSLVEGTPAQGGVLLTLLAGLLIQVGIEAAYQGIKKAVS; from the exons ATGAATCCCACACTTTATCTTAG CTGCCTGGTGGTCCTGTTCGAGACCCTCGTGTGGACAGCCCGTGCCGAAGGGGATTTTGACTCTCAAAGGGCGCGTGTGATTGAAATCTATGGAAATCCGGCTACAGATCAAGCCACCAGGGAGAGGAATGTCGAGCTCCTCGCAAACTTTTTCGACAAGTACACCGATCAAATCTTGCTTCCACCTGAACTGCGAAACCGTGTTAATGATGCTGTGACCAAATATAAGGAGGAAAAAGCCAAGCAATCTTTGGTGGAAGGTACTCCAGCTCAAGGTGGTGTGCTTTTAACACTTCTAGCAGGATTACTTATACAAGTCGGGATCGAAGCTGCCTATCAAGGAATCAAAAAGGCAGTCTCTTAA